Proteins encoded by one window of Haliaeetus albicilla chromosome 21, bHalAlb1.1, whole genome shotgun sequence:
- the RETREG1 gene encoding reticulophagy regulator 1 isoform X2: MPDSEDLGQDESWEVINSRQDYRPRINQCISETLMNLFVFLQEMSHFKEQNPGKFCLLVCSVCTFFTVLGSYIPGVVLSYVLLLCAFLCPFLKCNEFGQKVCNKIKTVLMKLDFGIVEYISQKKKERSETAKTKPTEDDSELDISALCPKVSPAVVAKELSVSDTDVSEVSWTDNGTFNLSEGYSPQTDTSDDFDRPSDHEEAFARDLSEFPSLENGAGTNDDDDSSIGMPIQQKQKKEQTCFKADRASRQSKERPSTAGLSLPLTSDQTFNLMSGIAGDVIAAAVSAAIKDQLQSAQQAPSQAVPSLSEETDTEEADDFELLDQSELEQIEKELGLSQGQEAESQEKKKSSGFLSNLLGSH; encoded by the exons ctGGGAAGTCATCAATTCCAGGCAAGACTACAGACCCAGAATAAATCAGTGCATTTCAGAAACACTGAtgaatttatttgtatttcttcaagAAATGTCCCACTTCAAGGAACAAAACCCTGGCAAG TTTTGCCTACTAGTCTGCAGTGTATGTACATTTTTCACTGTCTTGGGAAGTTACATTCCTGGAGTTGTCCTCTCCTATGTCCTGC TATTGTGTGCCTTTTTATGTCCCTTCCTTAAGTGCAATGAATTTGGGCAGAAAGTGTGCAACAAAATTAAGACTGTTCTGATGAAACTAGATTTTGGAATAGTGGAATATATCAGCcagaagaagaaggagagaTCTG aaacagcaaaaacaaaacccacagaagaTGACAGTGAATTAGACATATCAGCTCTGTGTCCTAAG GTTAGTCCTGCAGTTGTTGCCAAAGAGCTGTCAGTGTCTGACACAGATGTATCGGAGGTATCTTGGACCGATAATGGGACCTTTAACTTATCCGAGGGGTATTCTCCACAGACAGACACATCTGATG ATTTTGACCGACCTAGTGATCATGAAGAAGCTTTCGCTAGAGATCTTTCAGAATTTCCTTCCTTAGAAAATGGTGCCGGAACAAATGATGACGACGACTCAAGCATCGGTATGCCCAtccagcaaaaacaaaaaaaagaacaaacatgtTTCAAGGCGGATCGTGCTTCCAGACAGAGTAAAGAGAGACCGTCCACTGCAGGGCTCTCCTTGCCTTTGACCAGTGACCAAACCTTTAATTTAATGAGTGGAATTGCTGGGGATGTCATCGCAGCTGCCGTGTCTGCTGCCATCAAAGACCAGTTGCAGTCTGCACAGCAAGCTCCCTCACAGGCAGTGCCCAGTTTGAGCGAGGAGACAGACACAGAGGAGGCTGATGATTTCGAACTGCTTGACCAGTCTGAGCTTGAGCAGATTGAGAAAGAATTGGGACTTTCACAAGGCCAAGAAGCAGAatcccaggaaaagaaaaaatcttcaGGCTTCCTTTCAAATCTGCTTGGAAGTCATTAA